The window CTTCATACCATTTTACATTTGGGATAAATGATgaatttcttttgatttttcctGAGCTTTGCTTCAATCAATTCTATTTGACAGCATCTTCGGTGCATCCCCTTCATCTTCCGTACTTCCGATTTTCGGGTAGGGTGATTGCTTTGGCCTTGATGCATAAGATTCAAGTTGGTGTTTCTCTAGATCGTATCTTTTTCCTTCAGTTGGCTGGAAGACGTGTTACCATGGAAGATATACGGGATGCAGATCCATGCATTTATAATAGCTGCAAACAAATATTGGATATGGATGCTGAATTTGTGGATTCTGATGCATTGGCGCTGACATTCGCTACTGAAATTGTAGAGCTAGGAACAAGGAAAGTTGTGGAACTTTGTCCTGAAGGAAAAGGCATTGCTGTGAACAGCAAAAATAGGAAGGAATATGTCAACCTCATTGTTCAACATCACTTTGTCACATCTATTGCTGAACAAGTGTCCTGTTTTGCTCAAGGTTTTGCCGACATTCTTTGTGAACGCATACATGGAGAAATCTTTTTTGAATGCTTAGAACTGGAAGATCTTGATTCGATGTTGCGTGGTAGTGAAACTGAGATCTCTGTCAAAGATTGGAAGTCACATACCGACTATAATGGCTACAAAGAATCTGATCCCCAGATAGTTTGGTTTTGGGAGGTACGTTATGgcattcattattagttattaCTCGGTCATACTAAACTATATGTTCAAGGTCTGAGTTATTTTGGGAAGATACCCAGTAAAGTTGGGATTATATGTGAATACTTCATAATTGAGATTATTTCTTGAAAACATGCTTTATTTGAGTGTATTCGTTTCATTTTTTTCTCTGTTCTTATGCAAGTTGCGTTTGAATGTTGGAGATTGTGTTCTATACTTGCATCATGTTGTGGTCAGTGCCCAGTTGCTTTTTTTGTTGCATGATCTGattctttgatgaatgaaaaattttCTTCAACACTTCCAGATGCAGTTGGACCAGGTGTTGGCTTGTACATCAGTTTTGGACTTTGTGTACAAGTTCTAGAAAAAGATCCTCCTGAATGAGATCAATATTGTAACCATGAAAATGGACAATTGCAAAGCAGTTTTCATTTGCACAGTTTTTTTTTCCTGAGCTTTTTGCTGATCAATAGTTTTGATATCTTTCTTAGATAATAGCTCAGAATCCTGAAGAGATTGACCAAAGTAGGatttttttcccttttcatTTATGTCCTCTGTTTTACTTGAACGAATTTTTTGGATGGGAGGAAATGGAGAGaaatgaaggaaaaagaaatgGAGGGATGAAGTTTCCTTTATTTGGATAGGAAATTTGAAGGGGGGAGGGCAGGGTAGAGAACTAGAGGGGGTGAATTCCTTCGTATTTTGTGAAAAACTAATCCCTCAGCAACGGAAACATGTGAACCTCTCCTCATATCTGTTGCCATCCTAATTGATGATTTAAATAAGCTGTAAATCTGATCAAAAGCATTGGAATTACAATCTATATGTTGCAGGTGGTCGGAAAATTAAGTGCTGAACAAAAAAGGACGCTTCTTTCCTTTTGGACATCGGTGAAGTATCTTCCTATTGAAGGTTTTTGTGCTTTGGCATCTCGATTGTACATCTATAAAACCTTGGTCCCACAAGATCACTTGCCCTCATCCCATACATGCTTTTATCGTTTATGTATCCCGCCATATCCTTCGGAAGCTGTCATGCGCGAACGTCTCCTTGTGATCACTCGAGAACATGTTGGGTGCAGCTTTGGCACTTGGTGATTTGAGGGATTTTGGTAATATCATAACTGTAGGAGTGGTATATTTACATAAAGAGTAGCTAGGAGACTCTAGGTTTAGAGTTTGTACAATTGTAAAGATTTCTTACAGTAAAACTAGGTTAGTAGTTTGTGCCGTATAAATGGCGATCTCGCCTTGGCAACGTCCGGAACTAATTTTATGCATCATCTGCTAATGTTTATTTAAAGGGTTATCGTACAATCTCAGATGAGACATTGTTTGGAAGCCTCTCCCAGTTCCTTTTCAATTTGATTCCTTTCCTACAGTGAGTCGTCGATTATATTGCAATTCACAATGATATCCCTTCAGCAAATTTAGAGGTGTACATATGGATGCTCGTGCGTGTTTCGTGTATAATGTTTAGGTCGGGTTGATTTTAATTCTTATGTGTACGTCGATATCTTGACAATCTGATATGATTTTAATATGCGAATTATTTCCGGTTGAGTTGAGTTATAGTCGGTTTCGGTTAATTAGTCAAATTTGGACAACATTACCTGCAATACAAGCTGTGAGTTGGACTTGAAAACGCAGTTGCATCTTGCGTTTTCGTCACTTCAACTTAATAGAAAATCGAAACATTAACAGGATCTTGTTGAATTTTGTAATCCTCCTTCGTGTGTACGAGCAGGATTGTATAAATTCAGACCTTATTCCTAGTCATAGTAGACGGTTGTTCTTCATTACGTGTCCCATGTACTCGAGACGCTTCAGGATCACTCTCGTCATTGGCTCCATGTTTCTTAGCTTTCTTATGATAGCAAATattatgaaccaatatatcagttTCAGTGGTCGTTCAAATGTATTTTTCTTCTCACAAGATTAAGATATTGATGCAGAAAAACATAGCGAGATTTCTCTGAAGAAAAACAAGATTTATTTTTCAGAACCAAAGCCAGCACAGTATCAAACTCTTAACATTTCTCCTCTCTGAACTCTAGCCAACATCCATAAGAATGGGCATATCATAAGCAAATAGGtttgatatatataaaattttccaaatCCCAAACCAAAGCCTTTCTATTTTTaccttataataatttaaataataaatactagcaagtaaatataatataataaaatcaaaagaacTGATCAATCCCAGAAAAAAAACTTGAAAGACACTTAAATTTACTCCTCAGTCTTCTCAACTGGTGCCTCAGATTTGGTGTCCTCTGCAGCCACTTCAGGAGTTTCAGCCGGTGCTTCTTCGGTCACCTTAGCGGCCTCTTCAACTGGTGCTTCAGTGGTCTCAGTGGGGCCCACTTCGTTAGCTTCTTCGACTGCAGGCTTCTCTTCTTCCGCTGCTGGGACGACCACCTCTTTCTTGGTCTCTACCACAGGTTCTGTCTCTGCCTCTGCCTCAGGCTCGATTACCTTTTCTGGCTCGGCTACTTCTACTGCTGGAGCCTCGGTTTCTGCTGGGGTTTCCACAACTGCCTCAGTAGGAGGGGCTTCTGCAACAACTTCTACTGGTACTTCCTCAGAAACTGCAGCTGGGGTAGCTTCAGCTTCCGCGGCTTCTGTGGCTACTATCTCGGTCTTGATCACCTCAGTTGGTGCCTGAGTCTCGGGCAAGATTGTGCTTGGTGCAACCTGCAGTAAAGAcaccttaaaagttaaaatctcTACCAAATGGTCTGTTGATCTTTTTGATTGTGCTTAGCTTATATAATTCATAGTGTGTATGCAGTTTCTTCTAGGGCTAATACATTAGATGTTAACACTTTTCacccaaaataaaacaaaaacaaagttGTAAAAGAAAGTAAATACCCTAAAACTTGATGTTACTGAATTATCATATTAATGAGCTGATCACACACTTATTCATCATTAAACTCATCTATTCATTTGTATTGATCATGAAATCCGTACATCAAATCAAACTATGATCTGAAGTCTTTGATGTTGAtctttcattatatatatatatatagggtcaagtTCGAActaagcttatatgagaaccgtgagaatcaaaatctccaataaaaatgttactttttcaTAGAAAAAGTGTCATTTCGGCactaaaaaatattacttttgtttttagaaaaatctaatactttttagtaaaaaaaatgttacattcagaaaaaaatataaatacaaagtaacacgtATTTTtggaaaagtaacacctttttatataaaagtaatacctttttgtgagtttttttcagatttttttttcttaaagtaacacttatttgcctaaaagtatcatcttttttcgcaaaaaaagtaacacttttttgcctaTAAGTAACAcctttattgtaaaaaaataacACCTTTTTATCAGATAGATtgattctcacggttctcatataacaatgttctcacttgaacttcttcatatatatatatatatatatatatatatatatatatatatatatatatatatatatatatatatatatatatatatatatataatttacgaATTGTTAATAAAAGGAAGGATCAGATCGAATTgtagatttttgtattcttATTAAGTTTCTATTGATCAACTCATTTCAAATTTGCTAAAAAAGCAAATCTTATCAGGTTTTCATGAAAAAAATTCTTTAAGATGATCTATACAGATTAAACTGCTCATCCAAATGTACTAATTAATACGAGTGAATTCAGAATACATGTATAGGGTGAGTGAAACATTCATCTTTTACATGTGTACATAATCAACTCGCTATATATCATTTTCGTGAGTTATATACATGTATCTTTgtacaattcaatattaaaagGCTTTTAATTAAAAGATCAAAGCCCATTAGTATGCTTGAGGTAATATTCTCCCCGACTAATACAGTATATTAACTTATGACTAATATATATAACTTGTGAATTCTTTATTTATAAAACGAAGGATCAAATCGAATTGTAAAACTTTGaattcttattaaattttttattatcaaatcgttttaaaactgcTAAAAAAGCAAATCTTATTAGGTTTTCATGCAAAAACTTCTTTAAGGTTATCTATACAAAACAAGCTGCATCATCCCAAAGTACTAATTAATACGAAGGGTGAATTCAGATTACATATATAAGGGtgaattcaatattaataagaTTCTTAATCAAAAGATCAGAGCCTCTACTAGTAGGCTCGAGCATAGATTTTCTCCGACTTATACAATATGTAACTTATGATGGGATTACAAAAGTAGGTATACATTTCTGTTATTATCTCTATTGGCAAAGGGAAAAAGCAAAGGAGGatataaataaagaaaagagaaaattgtTGAGATGCACAAAAGTTATTGGAGATATACCTCTGTGGCCATTTTTAAGGAAACGAAAAGAGAGTTAGAATGGACTAAATAAGTTGGAAATTGAGCAAAGAAGCTAAGAATTGCTTAGGAGTAATTTTGATAAGATGATCAAATACATAAGAGGGGAGTATATATAGGAGAGTTTACAACAATTTGAATAAATTGAGGGTGTTGCTAAACTTCgccaccttttttattttttcgccacccctccaaatgaaattacgaatttgcccctgattttttaaaaattacaattttgccacaataataaaattaaatagtaataattattattcaaaaaaaaaaaaaaaaagttgagtcgcccaaaattgggcgactgaaccatggtcgagtcgcccaattttgggcgactcaatttttttttttcttttttggataataataataataataataataataataataataataatactaataataataatttatagattaatgtggtctattagctcagttggttagagcgttgtactattAACATGAAGGTCACAGGTTTGAGACCTgcacaagccattatttaataattattaattttttatcatatttataataaaaaattaataattattaaataatggcttgttcaggtctcgaacctgtgaccttcacgttattagtacaacgctctaaccaactgagctaatagaccacattaatttataaattattattattagtattaatattattattattattattattattattttccaaaaagaaaaaaaaaaattgagtcgaccaaaattgggcgactcgaccatggttcagtcgcccaattttgggcgactcaacttttttttttttttttgaataataattattattatttaattttattattgttgttattattattattattattattattattattattattactgttattattattattaattttatttattattattatttaattttattattattattattattattattattattattattataaataagaaatttgtaaggagtggcatttttgtaattttttaaactacaggggcaaatacgtaattttagaGGGTAGGGGGGtgacgaaaaaatgaaaaggggtggcgaacttTAAAGATTGGGTAAATTGATTATTAGAAATTAAGGAGAGGTAAGGCAAAGAGGTGGGCCCACTTATGCTTCAAAAAAGAATCTTAGGcaattagacacctcaaatcaCTGACATTTGCAAATGGGCTATTAGTTTGTCTAGTTGTAAATGTATTATTTCCCTCCCTTTCAACTTGGAAAGTTATAGAAGTGTTGAAGATCATATTTACTacttaagttaaaaaaataGTACTTCTTATGTTGCTCTCTCATATTGCAAAAATTGCAATATATGTGAAATAcggacaaaaaaaatttaagttgaagaataagataaaaattaaagaattataGAAATAAATAGTTAAGACGAAGGAAGAGAATATGTTTATGGATGTGTTTAGAAGAAAAGGAGCTGGTTATTAACAGTAAAAGAAAGGAAGTAAAATCAGtggaacaaattaaaatgtaacATAATGCAAATTAAGATAGACAGAGAAAATAATAGTATTTTCTATCAAAAAAATATAGGGTTTTTTAATAAATGTAATCAGTGTTGTGTAAAAGTATGTAATATAGGAGTATATTGTAAATGAAGTATTAAAGTGGAATTTGTGATAATGCTACGTTAATTGATATTGATTAAAGATGGAAGCAAGTCGAATTAGCACACATGCAATCCAAGAATTCATAGCTTAGATCAATATGATACCAGTTGATCCAAAGCTTGGCCTATCGTGAcaatagttttattttttgatggCTCAACACGGCATGAAACAACATAATGCTTTGCATGGCATGCACAACATGACTCAGCATGTGGCACGAACAACTACAAAATAGATGGTTTGGGCGGCTCGTCacattgagttttttttttttggtttggtatattgtattattctatatatatttctataaacTACTTAATTATTAgttatatttcaatatatattttgaaattattgattgttttaaAATCTTGGTGTTTTTTGACATGGGGGAGGGGAATGTATGGAGATTCTTTCAGTCTATATATCATGTGTTAACCTTACAATCTTTGCTCTTTTAAGAGTGTTGGTTTTATTGTGATCAAGTTTAGGCGATAAATGGTGAgccattactatttttttttcatttcgaGATAGGTTAAAAATTTTTACTGGTCagtaaaaaaaggtaaaaaatatTCTGTTTTATAGGTTCTGAGAATCAAATTAATGTTATAAGagtgaaatgaaaatttttttaaatattaggCACTACTCTCTTTTTATTTGACAACTATTGTGAGCAAATTTCGGAGAAAAGATgggaataaaattattaaaatcgaaaacaaccttttaattattatcactaattaaaatttagcaATAAGAGTAAAAGtgtatatatttaatttgatCCTTAAATTTACCTTATTTTAGGTGACAACCACTTAATAACATCAGGAAAATAACATGTTGATGTTGTTAAACTATAAATtgtaattaaatagtagtactATACTGTTTATGCACATAATAATGTTGGATAGAATCTTTCACATTTTCTCGacacaataattaaaattactgatcaaggagaaaaaaaaaaaaaaaaaaacagatacAGGTACACATACCAAATCACAGTTCCTTAACCTTGTTAGGTTACTAAATATTCTTCATTAAATCTAATTAGAGGAATCTCAAATCAAAGTATGATTTGTATCTATCTGAATATATTCCGTTGTAGTTAATTAGATGTTTTCGTTTCTTCAGTTCTCCTTTTATATTTGAAACCGTcttatataagaatttgtgttttaagtTAGCCTATTTTATTCTTGTGATTAGGGTTTGATTCTTACTACTGCACGAAGTATTTTTTTCTATTGCCTATAGTTATCATAAAATATATAGCAACGctcattataaattttattatctttttatctaataaagaatttcagtttgaaataattttagatattcttTTACTTAGTTTAATCACTGTTATAAGTATTGTATCACtatttacaaataataatttttaactttatttaaaaatgTCCAAATAGTTTTGTAGTTGTCCTAAAGATCGCTTTCAGAAAGACCTCTTGGCCCTTGGCCCTTGCTATTGAGAAAGAAGCAAATTTTAAGAGCTTACTTGTAAATCTGTCGGCCTCTGCGTATGATATGACCTAAACAATCAACAAATGgtataattaaactttaatcgagaattaaattttatctcaATTAGATAAGTATGTATCATATTtaatataagaaattctaggTTTAATTTTCAATGTTTTCTCTCCTAATCCTTCTTTTCCTTCGGTTCATCAtgtactaaaaaaattaattaaaatacttAATGGATTTAAGAATGCCAGTTTGCATGTACATAATTACGCAACGCATATTTTCTTTCCAATTTACCTGCATGCACAAATATTTTTTcgtctatttaaatttataccatataattcaaatatataaaaGGTTTTTTGCGTTGAACACTTGAACTCACTAGCTAGTAGCTAGGTGTACATTGATCTGTAAAGCGTTCTTGCTCCAAAAAGAAAAGGACGGTGACTAGTGGGGCTATGTAAAAGTAACCTTCATATACAAAACCCTGTAGAAACCTATGATGATTAAAGCCACTAAGGAATCAATAATAGGGATTTTAGTcttctataataataatttcgatTTAGTCCTTAATTAATCTAAGCCTAATTTCATTTACTCCTTAATTGATTCGTAAACTactgaaattaattaaaatcgGTTTAAAAATAAGGAACATTAAATCTAATTTGCACAAAATGTATTATTAACTTAACCTTGACTTTGTTTTATAGATATGCTAATATCTAATTTAACCAGCTGACTTGTAATTGATTCCACCGAAATATGATATGTTGGATTCAAACCATTCATCAATTGGCATTGGTCTAACATTGTGCATCAAATCTTATTCAAGTCAAATCATTATTGTGAATCAATATGactcaaattaaaataagtcaagatatttaaaataaatcaactcaAAATCTAACTAATTCTTTAATCTAATCAACTTATTGATTACCGTATTACTTCTGCATAAATCAACACGACCAAACTATAATAAAGGAAACATAGAGAGGCATGACAAAATGTTGTAGAGTACATAACAATTGTTGGTAAAGAGTAGGAAAATTAGTAGTAGTTATTCACATAATTTCGAGATACAAATAGCTAAAAGTATCCATATGACAAAACGCATTAAATTAATTAGGTTAAATGAACCTAAATAGGATGGTCAAGGAAATATTAGGAACATTCCATGTGTAATTATATTAGTGTAGCACCTTTTAACCTAAGACAGCATATCTTGTAAAGGACTTTATATGTTGTTGTGCCATACTAGACCATCCATGTCTccatttaaaagaataatttaggTTTTGATGAGTTATGGAACTATGATGTTTGTCTTTGGGACCCCTTTTAAATCAGGGACAGCTAGAGA of the Amaranthus tricolor cultivar Red isolate AtriRed21 chromosome 6, ASM2621246v1, whole genome shotgun sequence genome contains:
- the LOC130814982 gene encoding uncharacterized protein LOC130814982, translating into MATEVAPSTILPETQAPTEVIKTEIVATEAAEAEATPAAVSEEVPVEVVAEAPPTEAVVETPAETEAPAVEVAEPEKVIEPEAEAETEPVVETKKEVVVPAAEEEKPAVEEANEVGPTETTEAPVEEAAKVTEEAPAETPEVAAEDTKSEAPVEKTEE